Genomic segment of Rana temporaria chromosome 12, aRanTem1.1, whole genome shotgun sequence:
ttctctgtctccctctctctttctctgtctccctctctctttctctgtctccctctctctttctctgtctccctctctctttctctgtctccctctctctttctctgtctccctctctctttctctgtctccctctctctttctctgtctccctctctctttctctgtctccctctctctttctctgtctccctctctctttctctgtctccctctctctttctctgtctccctctctctttctccgtctctttctctcttcctttctcttagtcccaaaacaaaaaaagactactTTGCAACATGTTTGTGCATATAAACTTTCCATAGCACGATAGTGAGATAGATCTTATGCcatatgaatattttttatcaaaaaaaatcaGCTTTTTTCCTTTGAGCAGAGTTCTTCAGTAGGGCTATCCCACAGTTCAGGCATCTGTAGAAATATTAATTTGACGTGGCTTCATCAGATAATCACTTGGATGTCTGTGGGTACTTGCTGAAATGCTATGTTGATCACTCTTGTTGAAACTAGGGCAGCAAAGTGGCTAaggggttagcacttctgcctagcaccACTAGGGTTGCCAGTTCCAATTCCAAACATTAGATTACCTTCCTAAAGTTTGCATGTACTCCAGGTTTTctagtttcctcccacaatccaaaagacatgctggtaggttaataggTTGACTACTTgactaggtgtgtgtgtgtgtgtgtatatatgtatgtatgtgtgtgtgtgtgtgtgtgtgtatatgtttatatgtatatatatatatatatatatatataaatatatatatatatatatatatatatatatatatatatatatatatatatataatgtgtatgtaaagcgctgtgtaaattgacggctctatataagtacctgtaataataagTGTCTTTTCCACTATCTGCTCATGTGTATCCCAGAATAAGGTTAATGACATGATTGTAGAGCCATTCTCCCCCCATGCTTCCTAAACATTATCATGCATGCTCAGGGGATCCCATGGGAATGATTATTAAAAGAAGGTTCTTTAAAACATCGTCCATGTTCTTAACCTCTTCACACTGTTTTTTCTTACTTACAAATGAtttcttttgatttttttctatgatcttttctctttttttcaccACCTTCTTTTCTGCTCCTTTGTCTTTCCCCACCCAGGTCTGTCCGCCTCTGCCTCTCTGCTGTCTCTTGCCTGGATGATTGCTTCTTACCAGAAGGTCCTGAGGGATTCCCGTGATGATAAGATGCCCATGTCCTACAAGGGGGCAGTGGTGCAGATCCTGTGGCATCTCTTCACCATTGCGGCCCGAGCTTTGGCGTTCTCCCTCTTTGCTTCTGAGTTTCACCTGTACTTTGGCATTTTCATAGTGACCCACTGGTGTCTCATGACCTTCTGGATCATCCAAGGGGAGACAGATTTCTGCATGTCTCGCTGGGAGGAGATAATCTACAACATGGTGCTGGGTATCATCTACATCTTCTGCTGGTTCAATGTGCGAGAGGGTCGGACTCGCTGTAGGATGACTTCGTACTACATCATAGTTCTGACCGAGAATGTGGTTCTCACGGTTTTGTGGTATTACAACCGTAATAACTCCCCACTCGGTGACTTCTACGCGCTCCTCATTGTTTGCTCAGTCTTCTGTAGCTTTGCTCTCGGCGTCTTCTTCATGCTGCTCTACTACAGTCTCCTCCATCCCAATGGCCCGATGTTTGGGCCATCCAGCAGCAGCTGTGTCTTCACCGAGGGCCCTGAGGCTCCGCAGGCCCCTTTATCAGAAGCCACAGAGAGCCTTCCCCGTACTTTGCCACGGACTACAGAACATGAAAGGGACATGGCACCGGGAGACAGGGACAGTTGCGGTCCAGTCTTCCAAGTGCGATCTAGCATTCCGCCAACGCCTGTGACGAGACTTCCACGGGCTCAAGGACCTGTCATTCGTATAGATCTTCCACGTAAAAAGTACCCTGCCTGGGACGCTCATTTTATCGACCGGCGCCTTCGGAAGTCTATATTGGCTCTTGAATATACCTCTCCGGCCACTCCCCGCGTTCAGTATCGTAGTCTAGGGACCTCACAAGAACTAACGGAGTATGAAACCACAGTGTGACTTATTCCATGGGTAATAGGGCACAGGAAAGACTGTGTGTAATCAAACTGTGGAGTACGGCTAGTCAATGAGCGGCTCTACACAGTTTGCAAGGGTCAAGTAGACGGTGGAACGGTCAGCTTCAGAGTATAGATAGCTCTGTAAAATCATGGGCTATTCTACAGGTCATTTGAAGTAAGGATTTTGCAAAGGTTTGTAATGCAGAATACAATATCAGTTGGGCAGTAGGATGGGAGCATGGTCAGTCAAACACAACTGAACATGGAGAAGGTGCTCCGATGGGTCCAGAGGGTCTTCTATCAGCATATATCAGTCACAGCAGACCCATCGGGGCTCTCTGAAGCCATAATTGTGGTATCACTTGTTGTCTGTGAGCTCTGTAAAGAGTTAAGTCAAACCCAGACGCCCAACAATTTTATGGCAGTGGTTAGGCAGTATTTCAAGACGGTTCAGGTGGGAATGTACTTTGGTGAAAGAACGAGGGACTTCAGCCTAAGACCAGTGCTTGAAGCCCAGTTCCTGTACACTTGGTGCTACACATTGCGGTATGTGTTTTGGTATAACTGGTGGCATATCGTCTGCAAGTGCTCACCCAGCGTCACTGTAGATAGTGTCGTTTTGTGTATACGGTTGTAAATAACCATTTCTATTTAAAAATTTGGAAACACGAGGATCAGTGACTGTTTGC
This window contains:
- the XKR7 gene encoding XK-related protein 7, translated to MMFESADISMLRLLETFLKSAPQLVLQLCIMVQQGHVEPLQGLSASASLLSLAWMIASYQKVLRDSRDDKMPMSYKGAVVQILWHLFTIAARALAFSLFASEFHLYFGIFIVTHWCLMTFWIIQGETDFCMSRWEEIIYNMVLGIIYIFCWFNVREGRTRCRMTSYYIIVLTENVVLTVLWYYNRNNSPLGDFYALLIVCSVFCSFALGVFFMLLYYSLLHPNGPMFGPSSSSCVFTEGPEAPQAPLSEATESLPRTLPRTTEHERDMAPGDRDSCGPVFQVRSSIPPTPVTRLPRAQGPVIRIDLPRKKYPAWDAHFIDRRLRKSILALEYTSPATPRVQYRSLGTSQELTEYETTV